The Gouania willdenowi chromosome 3, fGouWil2.1, whole genome shotgun sequence genome includes a region encoding these proteins:
- the cry5 gene encoding cryptochrome circadian regulator 5 — MAHSCIHWFRKGLRLHDNPALMAALRDCKELYPLYILDPNYTYGGKKRIRFLMGALKDLDCSLQKLNSRLFVVRGKPEEVFPELFSKWNITKLTYEYDTEPYGRSCVGKVTTLAQEHGVEVIYKISHTLYDIDRIIEENNGKPPLTYNRLQSLVKTLGPPKKPIPAPTMEDIKDVKTPCFEQHNKKYKIPSLEDMGVDSTSMEEEQFPGGEQEALRRLDEHMKMTAWVCSFEKPQTSPNSLRPSTTVLSPYTTFGCLSARTFWWRLSEVYRGKKHSDPPVSLHGQLLWREFFYTASVGIPNFNKMEGNPVCTQVDWDTNSDYLSAWKEARTGFPFIDAIMTQLRMEGWIHHLARHAVACFLTRGDLWISWEEGQKVFEEFLLDLDWALNAGNWQWLSASTFFHQYFRVYSPIAFGKKTDKNGDYIKKYLPILKKFPPNYIYEPWKAPLSIQQAAGCIVGKDYPRPIVQHEVVSKKNIQRMKVAYAKRSPHITDSPEKKKGTKRKAPTVVEMLMKKNRRQ; from the exons ATGGCTCACAGCTGTATCCACTGGTTCCGTAAAGGActccgtctccatgacaacCCTGCTCTGATGGCAGCTCTGAGGGACTGTAAAGAGCTGTATCCACTCTACATCCTGGACCCCAACTACACCTATGGAGGAAAAAAACGTATTCGATTCCTAATGGGAGCTTTAAAAGACTTGGACTGTAGTCTCCAGAAGCTGAACTCTAG GCTCTTTGTTGTGAGAGGGAAGCCAGAGGAAGTGTTCCCAGAGCTGTTCAGCAAATGGAACATAACAAAGCTGACCTATGAGTACGACACAGAACCATACGGCAGGAGCTGTGTTGGCAAAGTGACAACTTTGGCTCAAGAGCACGGAGTCGAAGTCATCTATAAAATCTCACATACACTGTATGATATAGACAG aATAATTGAGGAAAACAATGGGAAGCCTCCTCTTACTTACAACCGCCTGCAATCCTTAGTCAAGACCCTCGGCCCCCCAAAGAAGCCCATCCCTGCTCCTACTATGGAAGACATTAAGG ATGTGAAGACACCTTGTTTTGAAcagcacaataaaaaatacaagatTCCCTCACTGGAAGATATGGGCGTGGACTCCACCTCTATGGAAGAGGAGCAGTTCCCAGGAGGAGAGCAGGAGGCTCTCAGGAGACTGGATGAACACATGAAAATGACG GCCTGGGTGTGTAGTTTTGAGAAGCCACAGACGTCTCCAAATTCTTTGAGACCCAGCACCACAGTTCTTAGTCCTTACACCACCTTTGGGTGCCTCTCTGCCAGGACCTTCTGGTGGAGACTCTCTGAGGTGTATCGTGGG AAAAAGCACTCAGATCCTCCAGTTTCTCTGCATGGCCAGTTACTGTGGAGAGAGTTCTTCTACACTGCCAGCGTGGGCATCCCAAACTTCAACAAAATGGAGGGAAACCCTGTTTGTACACAAGTGGACTGGGATACAAACTCTGACTATCTCTCTGCATGGAAAGAG GCTCGGACTGGTTTCCCCTTCATTGACGCCATCATGACACAGCTGAGAATGGAGGGCTGGATTCACCACCTCGCCAGACACGCCGTGGCTTGCTTCCTGACCCGGGGAGACCTGTGGATCAGCTGGGAAGAAGGGCAGAAG GTGTTTGAGGAGTTTTTGTTGGACCTTGACTGGGCCCTGAATGCTGGAAACTGGCAGTGGCTTTCAGCAAGCACCTTCTTCCACCAGTATTTCAGAGTTTACTCTCCCATCGCTTTTGGCAAGAAGACAGACAAAAATGGAGACTACATAAA GAAGTACCTTCCTATTCTGAAGAAGTTCCCACCAAATTACATCTACGAACCATGGAAAGCTCCGCTCAGCATCCAGCAGGCAGCAGGATGCATTGTGGGTAAAGACTACCCACGACCAATCGTACAGCATGAAGTGGTCAGCAAGAAGAACATCCAAAGGATGAAGGTTGCCTACGCCAAGAGATCTCCACACATCACTGACtcgcctgaaaaaaaaaaag GTACAAAGCGCAAAGCTCCTACTGTTGTTGAAATGCTCATGAAGAAGAACAGAAGGCAGTGA